From a region of the Chitinophaga caseinilytica genome:
- a CDS encoding PVC-type heme-binding CxxCH protein, translating to MRLTTFGGLLLCAVAPAILLLNAFRAKDPPPLTLVKGARIAMIGNNLGSRMIHYDNLETELQVRFPTYQLFIRNMCDPGETPGFRPHAGRTTPWAFPGAEKFSVERANLIRSKTDPAKLMLDENDPAEGFFETPDEWLTRLKTDVIIAFFGYNESFAGDAGLPNFKAELAAFIKWTLQQKYNGASAPQLVIVSPIAFENLSDTRDLPDGRKENRNLQLYANAMKEVAAQHKVLFVDAFNPSMKWYNESAAPLTIDGSQLNEAGYRKFSVLLADQIFGDGMTQAQTDRKLVNDAVLEKNWMWLYDYKVPNSVHVYGRRYKPYGPDNFPAEIKKVRELTDIRDTAIWLAASKGEIMDLAAADKNTSVLPDIQTNYTENRKNGNLKYLYGQEAEHSLKLPPGYKAELFASESEFSYLAKPVQLSFDNKGRLWVATMPTYPQYRPGDPKPNDKIIILEDTDQDGKADKQTVYADGLHLPLGFEIAPEGVYVSQGIDLVLLKDTDGDGKADQKEILLSGFDDHDSHHSNHAFTADGSGAIFSGEGVFLRSNIETSYGPVYATNGGFYRFDPRRMKLERTAQLDIPNPWGISFDDWGQPFFAETSSPDVRWMLPGMVMPRYGRATHKSEQLVEPKHLVRPTSGIEFVSSRHFPDDVQGDLLINNTIGFLGIKQHTMEDAGTGYKSQFHMDLLRSDDPNFRPVDLEFAPDGSLYVVDWHNVLIGHMQHNARDPLRDHTHGRIYRVTYPARPLVKPANIAGAGIDELLENLKLPEYRTRYRTRRELRGRDAKEVMAKVKTWAARLDTADARREHHLLEALWVSQGTGKVDPQLLKQVLKAKDYHVRAAAVQVLRYAGPEVPDQAAQMLVAARDKNSRVRLSAIVAASWMKKETGLAVLAAAGKFPMDKWTIHAYKTALAHLKGVDVEKEAETETKKKPTLQGPELALFNQGKLIYNKEGYCKTCHQADGKGLLAAGFPPLSGNAWVNGNDERLIKLVLKGLVGPIEVSGKKYPGQVPMTPFGGLLKDEEVAAVLTYVRNSFGNNGAAISPEKVKKIRKATENKKDLYSTDQLLKEHPMK from the coding sequence ATGAGATTAACCACGTTTGGCGGGCTGCTGCTATGTGCAGTTGCGCCTGCAATACTGTTATTGAACGCCTTCAGGGCAAAAGACCCGCCGCCGCTGACGCTTGTCAAAGGCGCGCGCATCGCCATGATCGGCAATAACCTGGGGTCGAGGATGATCCATTACGATAACCTGGAAACCGAGCTCCAGGTGCGCTTTCCAACGTATCAACTGTTTATCCGCAACATGTGCGACCCCGGAGAAACGCCGGGGTTCCGGCCACACGCGGGCCGCACCACGCCCTGGGCTTTCCCCGGCGCTGAAAAGTTTTCGGTGGAACGCGCCAATCTTATCAGAAGTAAAACCGATCCCGCCAAACTGATGCTGGACGAAAACGATCCCGCGGAAGGTTTTTTTGAAACGCCCGATGAATGGCTCACCCGGCTCAAAACCGATGTGATCATCGCGTTCTTCGGCTATAACGAATCTTTCGCCGGCGACGCCGGTCTACCCAATTTCAAAGCCGAACTGGCCGCCTTCATCAAATGGACGCTCCAGCAAAAATACAACGGCGCCTCCGCCCCGCAGCTCGTCATCGTGTCCCCGATCGCTTTCGAAAACCTGTCAGACACCCGCGATCTGCCCGATGGCCGCAAGGAAAACCGCAACCTGCAATTGTACGCCAACGCCATGAAAGAGGTGGCTGCGCAGCACAAAGTCCTTTTCGTGGACGCGTTCAATCCCTCCATGAAATGGTACAACGAATCCGCCGCGCCATTGACGATCGACGGCTCCCAGCTGAACGAAGCAGGTTACCGGAAATTCAGCGTGTTGCTCGCCGATCAGATTTTCGGAGATGGGATGACGCAGGCGCAAACCGACCGGAAACTGGTGAACGACGCGGTGCTGGAAAAAAACTGGATGTGGTTGTACGATTATAAAGTGCCGAACAGCGTGCATGTGTACGGTCGGCGGTACAAGCCTTACGGGCCGGATAACTTTCCGGCGGAAATCAAGAAGGTCCGCGAGCTGACCGACATTCGCGACACCGCCATCTGGCTGGCCGCATCCAAAGGAGAAATCATGGACCTGGCGGCGGCGGATAAAAATACCAGCGTGCTGCCCGACATTCAGACCAACTACACCGAAAACCGTAAAAACGGGAACCTGAAATATCTGTATGGACAGGAGGCGGAACATAGCCTGAAGCTGCCACCGGGCTACAAAGCGGAGCTTTTTGCATCGGAGTCGGAATTCAGTTATCTCGCCAAACCCGTACAGCTTTCGTTCGACAATAAAGGCCGTTTATGGGTGGCTACCATGCCCACGTATCCCCAATACAGGCCCGGCGATCCCAAGCCCAACGATAAGATCATCATCCTGGAAGATACCGACCAGGACGGAAAGGCCGATAAACAAACGGTGTACGCGGATGGCCTGCATTTGCCGCTGGGATTTGAAATAGCACCGGAAGGCGTGTATGTTTCGCAGGGGATCGACCTGGTGCTGCTCAAAGACACGGATGGCGATGGAAAGGCGGACCAGAAGGAAATCTTGCTGAGCGGGTTCGACGATCATGATTCGCACCACAGCAATCATGCCTTCACGGCAGACGGTTCCGGGGCTATTTTTTCGGGCGAAGGCGTGTTCCTCCGTTCCAATATCGAAACGTCGTACGGCCCGGTTTACGCCACCAACGGCGGTTTTTACCGGTTCGATCCGCGGCGCATGAAACTGGAGCGTACCGCGCAGCTGGATATTCCCAATCCCTGGGGCATTTCGTTCGACGACTGGGGACAGCCTTTCTTCGCCGAAACCTCCTCGCCCGACGTGCGCTGGATGCTCCCGGGAATGGTGATGCCGCGATACGGCCGGGCAACGCACAAATCCGAACAGCTGGTGGAGCCGAAACACCTGGTGCGGCCCACTTCCGGCATCGAATTCGTTTCCAGCCGGCACTTCCCCGACGATGTGCAGGGCGATTTACTGATCAATAATACCATCGGGTTCCTGGGCATCAAGCAGCATACCATGGAAGACGCCGGTACCGGTTATAAAAGCCAATTCCATATGGATCTGCTGCGGAGCGACGATCCCAACTTCCGGCCGGTAGACCTGGAGTTTGCGCCCGACGGGTCGCTGTACGTGGTGGACTGGCATAACGTCCTCATCGGTCACATGCAACACAATGCCCGCGACCCCCTGCGCGACCATACCCACGGAAGGATCTATCGCGTCACCTATCCTGCCCGTCCGCTCGTGAAACCGGCGAACATCGCCGGTGCGGGGATCGACGAGCTGCTGGAGAACCTGAAACTGCCCGAATACCGTACCCGCTACCGGACCCGCAGGGAACTGAGGGGAAGGGATGCAAAAGAAGTGATGGCAAAAGTTAAAACCTGGGCCGCCCGGCTGGATACCGCCGATGCCCGGCGCGAGCATCATTTGCTGGAAGCGCTTTGGGTGAGCCAGGGAACCGGGAAGGTAGATCCGCAACTGTTGAAGCAGGTCCTGAAAGCGAAAGATTACCACGTTCGTGCCGCGGCCGTACAGGTATTGCGGTACGCCGGGCCGGAAGTGCCCGACCAGGCCGCGCAGATGCTGGTGGCCGCGCGGGACAAAAACAGCCGTGTGCGCCTTTCGGCCATCGTGGCCGCTTCTTGGATGAAGAAGGAAACCGGGTTGGCGGTGCTCGCCGCGGCGGGCAAGTTCCCGATGGACAAATGGACCATCCACGCCTATAAAACCGCGCTCGCGCATTTGAAGGGCGTGGATGTGGAGAAGGAGGCCGAAACCGAAACGAAGAAGAAGCCAACCCTGCAAGGCCCTGAGCTCGCGTTGTTCAACCAGGGCAAGCTCATCTACAATAAGGAAGGATATTGTAAAACCTGCCACCAGGCCGACGGGAAGGGCCTGCTGGCTGCGGGGTTCCCGCCGTTATCCGGGAATGCCTGGGTGAACGGGAATGACGAGCGGCTGATCAAACTGGTGCTCAAGGGGCTCGTGGGGCCCATCGAAGTGAGCGGGAAAAAATACCCCGGCCAGGTGCCCATGACGCCTTTCGGCGGTTTGCTGAAGGATGAAGAGGTGGCCGCGGTGTTGACGTATGTCCGGAATTCGTTCGGGAACAACGGTGCCGCCATTTCCCCTGAAAAAGTAAAGAAAATTAGAAAGGCCACAGAAAATAAAAAAGATTTATATTCAACGGATCAATTACTGAAAGAACACCCTATGAAGTAA